The following are encoded together in the Fusarium keratoplasticum isolate Fu6.1 chromosome 1, whole genome shotgun sequence genome:
- a CDS encoding ATP synthase subunit e, mitochondrial gives MASTGVNVLRWSALGLGVFYGFTHQRAIFAAQRAEHAQHEYEKKEKLIQQAKAEFAKQKNPTSAADSVITDPADPKFDLEKLLLKVAKENP, from the exons ATGGCTTCGACCGGAGTGAAC GTTTTGCGGTGGTCCGCCCTCGGCCTGGGCGTCTTCTACGGCTTCACCCACCAGCGGGCTATCTTCGCTGCCCAAAGAGCCGAGCACGCCCAGCACGagtacgagaagaaggagaagttgaTCCAGCAGGCCAAGGCGGAGTTTGCGAAGCAGAAGAACCCTACATCAGCTGCTGACTCTG TGATTACCGACCCCGCGGATCCCAAGttcgacctcgagaagctgctgctgaaggttgccaaggagaacCCTTAA
- a CDS encoding Aldo-ket-red domain-containing protein: MPQILGKEVGALGYGLMGLTWRPTPPPLDQAIEAMRTALENGCNVWNGAEFYGTPEYNSMTLLKHYFTKYPEDADKVFLVIKGGHNLDNHMPNGTPEGIRRSLDNIISQLGGTKKVDAFACSRRDPNVPLEETFGVIQKEYIDTGKIGGIYLSECSAQTIHEAAKITKIVAVEVELSMFSIDILRNGVAEACAEHDIPVLAYAPIGRGMLSGRFKDASEFKELGIVSIMPRFQPEAFQHNLKLVEEVEALAKKKGCTPAQLAIAWVRGLSKRHHLPTIIPIPGASAAARVKENTQYFQLTEEEMQAIQPLVDNFEAAGSRYPAGVPMET; the protein is encoded by the exons ATGCCTCAGATTCTTGGAAAGGAAGTCGGCGCTCTTGGCTATGGCCTCATGG GCCTCACCTGGCGTCCTACTCCTCCCCCTCTGGAccaggccatcgaggccatgcGCACTGCTCTCGAAAACGGCTGCAACGTCTGGAACGGCGCCGAGTTCTACGGCACTCCCGAGTACAACTCCATGACACTGCTCAAGCACTACTTCACCAAGTATcccgaggatgccgacaaggtcttcctcgtcatcaagggTGGTCACAATCTCGACAACCACATGCCTAACGGCACACCCGAGGGCATCCGACGATCTcttgacaacatcatcaGCCAGCTCGGTGGAACTAAGAAGGTTGACGCCTTTGCCTGCTCGAGGAGAGACCCCAATGTCCCTCTCGAGGAGACCTTTGGCGTCATCCAGAAGGAGTACATCGACACGGGTAAGATCGGTGGCATCTACCTCTCCGAGTGCAGTGCCCAGACCATCCacgaggccgccaagatcaccaagatcgttgccgtcgaggttgagctgaGCATGTTCtccatcgacatcctcaGAAACGGGGTTGCCGAAGCTTGTGCCGAGCATGACATCCCAGTTCTGGCCTATGCGCCTATTGGCCGTGGT ATGCTTTCTGGTCGGTTCAAGGACGCTTCCGAGTTCAAGGAGTTGGGCATCGTCTCTATCATGCCACGCTTCCAGCCCGAGGCCTTCCAGcacaacctcaagctcgtcgaggaggtcgaagctctcgccaagaagaagggctgCACCCCAGCCCAGCTGGCAATTGCCTGGGTGAGGGGTCTCAGCAAGCGTCACCACCTTCCTAccatcatccccatcccagGAGCCAGCGCAGCGGCCCGAGTCAAGGAGAACACCCAGTACTTCCagctcaccgaggaggagatgcaggCTATCCAGCCACTGGTGGACAACTTTGAGGCTGCGGGTTCCCGTTACCCTGCGGGTGTGCCCATGGAGACCTAA
- a CDS encoding Peptidase A1 domain-containing protein, whose product MRRFLYLLLLLVVPASCASSCDTEPLSLPIRDVQVLPNVAKSFMKGIPTKLGSPTQNVVLLPWAELNNTYIYDDQSYCDKTVIWNDRICQIRRGGLFNEEKSESFEKASDIGDAGGATDEATFQGSEAGIKRLVSTSLAGTDNITLEGAPALEDFPIGIPRLKWDAGYTLLHPLGLGSNSTYLNALRAAGKISSRVWSIFWGRMWVKEPIDGSLVLGGYDEEKVIGRNYTAPLVYDDYTGTPGCWTGMKVTVSDIRVNFRDGSDESIFPSNTALPCCIVPQRQLLLEAPGAYVGRFEQVTGFNHTETSYGLHWSARLFDADKVFDGDITFHLNSGLQIRVPNDQYIVPFVDIDRSGARVTKSNVKELLMNGVADQPATLGRYFLTAAYLMVNHDAGTFTLWQANPSKSSKLVRVFDEDTAKKCGEDASGVVQPSVSATPSKEEKTQTTEEPEEATSSTSPSGAVIGGAVAGVVVGLGVIGLGIFFLIRRRRNAKSSNESPETKVHSVESTPSYPAWSPPQEMAGCKPMPPEMQGQSHFVYEMDGNTYYSSHGRK is encoded by the exons ATGCGTCGGTTTCTGtatttgttgttgttgctggtcGTTCCGGCCAGTTGCGCCTCATCTTGTGATACGGAGCCCCTGTCTCTTCCTATCCGCGATGTCCAAGTTCTTCCCAACGTTGCGAAGTCTTTCATGAAAGGGATCCCGACAAAACTTGGATCTCCCACGCAGAATGTTGTGCTCTTACCTTGGGC AGAGTTGAACAACACTTACATATACGATGACCAGTCCTATTGCGACAAGACGGTCATCTGGAACGATCGCATCTGCCAGATTCGAAGAGGCGGGCTGTTCAACGAGGAAAAGTCTGAGTCCTTCGAGAAAGCCAGCGACATTGGGGATGCAGGCGGCGCCACGGACGAGGCGACCTTTCAAGGCTCAGAAGCAGGAATCAAGAGACTCGTGTCGACTAGTCTTGCTGGCACCGACAACATCACCCTCGAGGGAGCACCAGCCTTGGAGGACTTTCCCATCGGGATCCCGCGCCTCAAATGGGATGCCGGTTACACGCTGCTCCACCCCCTCGGCCTGGGTTCCAACTCGACCTACCTCAACGCTCTCCGGGCTGCCGGAAAGATCAGTTCGCGAGTGTGGTCGATATTCTGGGGCAGGATGTGGGTAAAGGAACCCATCGATGGTTCCCTTGTGCTCGGCGGatacgacgaggagaaggtgaTTGGGAGGAACTACACGGCACCCCTCGTCTACGACGACTACACAGGCACTCCGGGCTGCTGGACCGGGATGAAGGTCACCGTCTCGGACATTCGGGTCAACTTTCGCGATGGCTCTGACGAGAGCATCTTCCCTTCCAACACTGCGCTGCCTTGCTGTATCGTCCCCCAAAGAcagctccttctcgaggCACCAGGCGCGTACGTTGGCAGGTTTGAGCAAGTGACCGGATTCAACCACACAGAGACCTCATACGGCCTCCACTGGTCAGCTCGTCTCTTTGACGCCGATAAAGT ATTCGATGGCGACATCACCTTCCACCTTAATTCTGGCCTACAGATCCGGGTGCCAAACGACCAGTACATCGTGCCCTTTGTCGACATCGATCGCAGTGGAGCTCGAGTTACCAAATCCAACGTCAAAGAGCTCTTGATGAATGGTGTTGCCGACCAGCCCGCGACTTTGGGCCGCTACTTTCTCACCGCGGCGTATCTCATGGTGAACCACGACGCAGGAACCTTTACGCTCTGGCAGGCCAATCCGTCAAAGAGCAGCAAGCTGGTGCGAGTCTTTGACGAGGACACTGCCAAGAAGTGCGGCGAAGACGCCAGCGGAGTGGTTCAGCCATCTGTTAGTGCAACACCAtcaaaagaagagaagacaCAGACGACTGAGGAGCCAGAGGAAGCAACTTCTTCCACCTCCCCCTCCGGCGCCGTCATCGGTGGAGCAGTCGCCGGCGTCGTAGTCGGACTGGGTGTGATTGGCCTGGGAATCTTCTTTCTCATCCGCCGAAGAAGAAACGCAAAATCAAGCAATGAATCTCCCGAAACCAAGGTACATTCAGTTGAATCCACACCGAGCTATCCAGCCTGGAGCCCACCACAAGAGATGGCCGGGTGTAAACCGATGCCCCCAGAGATGCAGGGACAGTCTCACTTTGTGtacgagatggatggcaacaCGTATTATTCCAGCCATGGTCGGAAATGA
- a CDS encoding Alpha-1,2-Mannosidase, with protein sequence MISLSSQPSLPRKALVAAVVGALLFWHLLSSSASLSTPRTSGLDFVPSSFNWSTLPQFHPPSSIKPLPTEAPHKLPQVQANQGKFQLTSTTKTRQKAVRDEFLRSYRSYKQYAWMKDELTPISATGKDTFGGWAATLVDSLDTLWIMDLKEEFNEAAQAAATLNWGETHDGAVNLFETTIRHLGGLLSAYELSGEEVLLKKAVELGEMLYVAFDTPNRLPGFWLNFEDARTGKQVAGVHDPSASPSSLVMEFTKLSQLTGDPKFYDATDRVTQFLVRIQNDTRLPGMWPLCLNFQNEQANDNTFSLGALADSLYEYLPKMHALLSGLDTNYESMYRIASDTIIKHLLYRPMLPEKDDILFSGDVHVNDDRAELVTESQHLTCFAGGMFALAGKLLNIEEHVNIGERLARGCGWAYKAFPTGMMPEIFNLVSCPTLEPCEYEKERWVPEKESLSPGFRNARDPRYILRPEAIESIFIMYRITADPQWQDMAWDMFQAIVRYTTTQHANAAIEDVTNTETAQTDSMESFWLSETLKYFYLIFSPPDLVNLDEYVLNTEAHPFRRP encoded by the exons ATGATCTCGCTCTCTTCACAACCGTCCTTACCACGCAAGGCGCTGGTCGCCGCTGTCGTTGGGGCGCTGCTGTTCTGGCATCTTCTATCCTCATCAGCGTCTTTGTCTACGCCTAGGACGAGCGGCTTGGACTTTGTGCCAAGCTCATTTAACTGGTCTACTCTGCCGCAATttcatcctccttcatcaatcAAGCCCCTACCGACTGAGGCGCCTCACAAACTGCCCCAGGTCCAGGCTAACCAGGGCAAGTTCCAACTCACTTCAACAACCAAGACCCGCCAAAAAGCCGTCCGTGATGAGTTTCTGCGCAGCTACAGGTCATATAAGCAATATGCATGGATGAAGGATGAGCTGACGCCCATCTCCGCTACGGGAAAGGATACCTTTGGAGGATGGGCAGCAACACTAGTCGACTCTCTGGACACCCTTTGGATCATGGATCTTAAAGAGGAATTCAATGAGGCTGCTCAAGCGGCTGCCACGCTCAACTGGGGCGAAACTCACGATGGCGCCGTCAACTTGTTTGAGACGACGATCCGTCACCTTGGAGGTCTTCTTAGCGCCTATGAACTAAGCGGCGAGGAGGTTCTActcaagaaggccgtcgAACTCGGCGAGATGCTCTACGTGGCCTTTGACACCCCCAATCGCCTGCCTGGCTTCTGGCTCAACTTTGAAGACGCCCGGACTGGAAAGCAGGTCGCCGGCGTCCACGACCCGTCTGCGTCCCCTagctccttggtgatggaatTCACAAAGCTCTCGCAGCTCACCGGTGATCCCAAGTTCTACGATGCCACAGATCGCGTGACGCAGTTCCTGGTGAGAATCCAGAACGACACGCGCTTACCGGGAATGTGGCCTCTCTGCCTCAACTTTCAGAATGAGCAAGCAAACGATAACACCTTCTCCCTCGGAGCACTGGCCGACTCTCTATATGAGTATCTACCGAAGATGCACGCGCTACTGAGCGGCTTGGATACGAATTACGAGTCTATGTATCGTATAGCCTCTGATACTATCATCAAGCATCTGCTCTATCGACCTATGCTACCAGAGAAGGACGACATTCTATTCTCTGGTGACGTTCACGTCAACGACGACAGGGCCGAGTTGGTCACCGAGAGTCAGCATCTCACCTGCTTTGCTGGAGGCATGTTTGCGCTGGCCGGAAAGCTCCTAAACATCGAGGAGCATGTTAATATTGGAGAGAGACTTGCCCGAGGCTGCGGGTGGGCATACAAGGCGTTCCCCACGGGCATGATGCCAGAGATTTTCAACCTTGTGTCTTGCCCGACCCTCGAGCCGTGCGAATATGAGAAGGAACGATGGGTCCCTGAGAAGGAATCTCTCTCCCCAGGCTTTCGGAATGCCCGGGACCCGCGATACATCCTCCGGCCCGAAGCCATCgagagcatcttcatcatgtATCGGATCACGGCCGATCCCCAGTGGCAGGACATGGCGTGGGATATGTTCCAAGCCATCGTCCGCTATACCACTACCCAGCATGCCAATGCGGCCATCGAGGACGTCACTAATACAGAGACTGCCCAAACCGACTCAATGGAG AGTTTCTGGCTATCCGAGACCCTTAAGTACTTTTACCTCATCTTCTCACCCCCAGACTTGGTGAACTTGGATGAGTATGTGTTGAATACAGAAGCCCACCCCTTCCGCCGACCATAG
- a CDS encoding C3H1-type domain-containing protein, with amino-acid sequence MTPRPLFFLIRPGLEQITPNGQVLVRPGTAVPLIPADMLPEWLEVIGVPRYLPQEQTEDMINLGPFHAEAGTYQLKFASISDDSEKEQLCSDDDASTACPSKTEPSSSPPPSEAGELGDNAKPTLALPAPKKLKPAQGLASSRHNPLNNSQGLEHTTTTSPTPVLTSPCRHWCRYGACRWGLSCRFKHAMPTTPEGLAEVGLETFPDWWLQARGVMPMPPEVIRAAETRKSVKKRKQKAVSQRQVNDGGQQGQKIMNRPAVDANVTVVREIKEGQKVEAAEGMLIEI; translated from the coding sequence ATGACTCCCAGGCCTCTATTCTTTCTGATCAGGCCTGGCCTGGAGCAAATCACTCCCAACGGCCAGGTCCTCGTCCGTCCCGGAACAGCTGTTCCTCTCATCCCCGCCGACATGCTCCCCGAATGGCTAGAAGTCATCGGAGTCCCCCGGTATCTGCCCCAAGAGCAGACAGAGGACATGATCAACCTGGGACCCTTTCACGCCGAGGCCGGGACTTACCAGCTTAAGTTTGCCTCTATCTCAGATGACAGCGAAAAGGAGCAGCTGTGctccgacgatgatgcctcgACCGCTTGCCCTTCCAAGACCGAACCCAGCTCTTCTCCGCCGCCTTCTGAAGCCGGCGAGCTTGGGGACAATGCAAAGCCTACACTGGCCTTGCCGGCTCCAAAGAAGCTCAAACCCGCGCAGGGCCTCGCCTCGAGCCGGCACAACCccctcaacaacagccaGGGGCTAGAGCACACAACGACTACGTCGCCGACTCCAGTTCTGACATCCCCGTGCCGACACTGGTGCCGCTACGGGGCGTGCAGATGGGGGCTCTCATGCCGATTTAAACACGCCATGCCGACGACACCCGAGGGTCTCGCAGAGGTTGGACTCGAGACGTTCCCGGATTGGTGGCTCCAAGCACGGGGTGTCATGCCAATGCCGCCAGAGGTGATTCGTGCCGCAGAAACGCGCAAGTCggtcaagaagaggaagcagaAGGCGGTGTCTCAACGCCAGGTCAACGATGGTGGACAACAGGGACAGAAGATTATGAATCGGCCAGCGGTGGATGCCAACGTTACGGTGGTTAGAGAGATCAAGGAAGGACAGAAAGTGGAAGCAGCGGAAGGGATGCTAATTGAGATCTAA
- a CDS encoding CAP-Gly domain-containing protein — protein MSSSHRIGQRVSYDGALCTVRFVGEVAGTTGTWLGVEWDDSARGKHDGCHKGVRYFTCKSKSPTAASFVRPSRPADPPRHFLAAVNHKYASEYTLPDGRRAAEEIIFFGKRAEEVGFEKIRRKQANVAELTVVILEDLQVATPRAEHEEEGVIAKTCPKITQLDLSRNLFERLDPVLDICRELPNLQHLSINGNRFQDVLDNQTTGVIDGVKELSLEETMLSWEEVCHIAVKCPILAALDAGSNHLHSLPLVNFGTLASTLTSINLEINEFTTLADISTLTALKALRNIHLKGNNISAVAPEGSEGPMFSDSVQYLDVSYNNIQSWTFVDQLPKHFPGLTGLRIGHNPFYDAADIDAKASSAEESHMFAVARLASLKSLNFSQVTPADRTNAEMFYLSRIGKQLAAVPENAEAEVLAHHPRYAQLCEMYGEPTINRRLEVNPAFLEARLVTVGFHLGKGEEKVTQIPKSYDIYAVKGVAGKLFDMSPLKMGLVWETGEWDPVAGFDDQEGDSSDEEEAEEERERKGIDTHAAEDSSGKAGRWVKREVELKDGPRQLGYCVDGLDVKIRVEVR, from the exons ATGTCATCCTCCCACCGAATTGGGCAGCGCGTCTCCTACGATGGAGCCCTCTGCACCGTGAGGTTCGTCGGTGAGGTCGCAGGCACCACGGGTACCTGGCTCGGAGTGGAATGGGACGACTCGGCCCGGGGCAAACACGACGGATGCCACAAGGGCGTCCGCTACTTTACAT GCAAATCAAAGTCCCCCACCGCTGCATCCTTTGTTCGGCCTTCGCGCCCTGCTGACCCGCCGCGGCACTTTCTGGCTGCCGTCAACCACAAGTACGCCTCCGAGTATACCCTTCCCGACGGCCGGAGGGCAGCCGAGGAGATCATCTTCTTTGGGAAGCGTGCGGAGGAGGTCGGCTTCGAGAAGATCCGAAGGAAGCAGGCCAATGTGGCCGAGCtcaccgtcgtcatcctTGAGGACCTGCAGGTCGCTACCCCGAGGGCTGAgcatgaggaggagggcgtcaTAGCCAAGACGTGTCCCAAGATCACCCAGCTTGACCTCAGCCGCAACTTGTTTGAGCGGCTTGACCCTGTGCTCGACATTTGTCGTGAGCTGCCAAACCTTCAGCATCTGAGCATCAA TGGAAACCGTTTCCAGGATGTTCTGGACAATCAAACCACGGGTGTGATTGATGGCGTCAAGGAGTTGTCGCTTGAGGAGACAATGCTGAGTTGGGAAGAAGTCTGCCACATCGCCGTCAAATGCCCCATCCTGGCTGCACTTGATGCTGGTTCAAATCACCTTCATAGCCTTCCCCTTGTCAACTTTGGAACTCTTGCATCTACTCTGACTTCAATCAACCTTGAGATCAACGAGTTTACGACACTTGCCGACATCAGCACTCTCACAGCTCTCAAGGCCCTCCGCAACATCCACCTCAAAGGGAACAACATCTCAGCCGTTGCACCAGAAGGCTCTGAAGGTCCCATGTTCTCCGACTCTGTTCAGTATCTCGACGTTTCCTACAACAACATCCAGTCATGGACGTTTGTGGATCAGCTACCCAAGCACTTTCCAGGTCTAACAGGCTTGCGGATTGGACACAACCCATTCTACGATGCAGCCGATATCGATGCCAAGGCTTCATCCGCAGAAGAGTCTCACATGTTCGCCGTGGCCCGTCTTGCCTCACTCAAGTCTCTCAACTTTAGCCAGGTCACGCCTGCTGACCGCACCAACGCCGAGATGTTTTATCTCTCTCGTATTGGAAAACAGCTCGCGGCCGTGCCAGAGAATGCAGAGGCGGAAGTTTTAGCCCATCATCCTCGTTATGCTCAACTTTGCGAGATGTATGGTGAGCCAACCATCAACCGCCGGTTAGAGGTCAATCCTGCATTTCTTGAAGCCAGGTTAGTTACAGTTGGTTTCCACTTGGGCAAAGGCGAAGAGAAGGTCACACAGATTCCCAAATCATACGACATCTACGCTGTGAAAGGAGTCGCTGGAAAACTCTTTGACATGTCCCCCCTCAAGATGGGACTCGTCTGGGAGACTGGCGAGTGGGATCCCGTGGCCGGTTTCGATGACCAAGAGGGAgacagcagcgacgaggaggaagccgaagaagagagggaacGAAAGGGGATAGACACACACGCCGCGGAGGATAGCTCAGGCAAGGCAGGACGATGGGTCAAGAGAGAGGTGGAACTCAAGGACGGGCCTAGGCAGCTGGGATACTGCGTGGACGGGTTGGATGTCAAGATCCGCGTGGAGGTTCGATAG
- a CDS encoding MaoC-like domain-containing protein produces MSGPGVGYQYPPQRVSWLRRDVLLFANTVGCTDDELQFLYELHPSFTVFPTYPVALLFKGDTQDVVDFYAAQKAVKIPGVPDFDPSRVVDGQRKMEFLKRLPVSSEGKRFEFRTKVIGVYDKGHPGSVVETQSDLVDAGSGEVYSRVTTSSFYVAQGNWGGPKGPPTVSFPPPVDEKPDLVLEHQSTKQSGLLYRLNGDYNPLHATPEPGAGMGFGGSIMHGLYSWNMACHEILKELGGSNPANLREFQARFASPVIPGDKLITSVWRTGQRTGEYEEVRFTVQVAGGKVCLTNGRALVRVVAKEKERKSRL; encoded by the exons ATGTCTGGACCAGGCGTTGGTTATCAATATCCTCCTCAGAGAGTCTCGTGGTTGAGACGAGATGTCTTGCTCTTTGCCAACACAGTTGGCTGTACCGACGATGAGCTTCAGTTCCTCTAC GAACTTCACCCCAGCTTTACCGTCTTCCCGACATACCCCGTAGCTCTCC TCTTCAAGGGCGACACACAGGACGTGGTGGACTTTTACGCAGCCCAGAAGGCCGTCAAGATTCCCGGAGTGCCAGACTTTGACCCAAGTCGTGTAGTCGACGGACAGCGCAAGATGGAGTTCCTGAAGCGGCTTCCCGTGTCGTCCGAGGGCAAAAGATTCGAGTTCCGCACAAAGGTGATTGGGGTCTACGACAAGGGCCACCCCGGCAGCGTAGTCGAGACGCAGTCTGACTTGGTGGACGCGGGCAGCGGCGAAGTCTACTCACGGGTGACAACCAGCTCGTTCTATGTCGCGCAGGGGAACTGGGGGGGACCTAAGGGCCCGCCGACGGTTAGCTTCCCTCCGCCGGTAGACGAGAAGCCCGATTTGGTGCTAGAGCACCAGTCAACCAAGCAGTCGGGCCTGCTGTACCGCCTCAACGGCGACTACAACCCGCTCCACGCCACGCCCGAGCCGGGGGCGGGCATGGGCTTTGGGGGCTCCATCATGCACGGCCTCTACTCGTGGAACATGGCCTGCCACGAGATTCTGAAGGAGCTGGGCGGCAGCAACCCGGCCAACCTCAGGGAGTTCCAGGCGAGGTTTGCCAGCCCGGTGATTCCCGGGGACAAGCTCATCACGAGCGTGTGGCGGACGGGGCAGAGGACGGGCGAGTACGAAGAGGTACGGTTCACCGTTCAGGTGGCAGGGGGCAAGGTGTGCCTGACAAACGGAAGGGCGCTGGTTAGAGTTgtcgccaaggagaaggagaggaagagccGGTTGTGA
- a CDS encoding PLCXc domain-containing protein gives MANLNIRNLTINPIELIEVERFEGERVSTGNILSNVTSKVTGFINATDFSSHQTHAKGDAIHKEKASVKIEPFKTKDTNIRSADKHKEVVRLTFKYEDHKYEVDIPSPSKKSSVMKKLDGGKHDLTVVYTSNGAFLAIFSSARLNSWMKELHDEWPLPLLSIPGTHNSPTCHTALPSVRCQAVGVPEQLRNGVRFLDIRVSANPDNDELALVHSVFPISLTGTKHFKDMLEDIYKFLDENPSETILMSIKREGTGKATDEQLGKYLKASYVDKKRNRWWTEPKLPTLGRARGRIVIVRRFNLDNEMKKSCWDGRGWGIDAAAWPDNCEDGKCGGGFIRVQDFYEITESDNIEKKIDYTRRQLERAAEQNFFISGMTGHKEGAAIPPFFVNFLSASNFFNATCWPERIAQKVNPSVIEYLCIRHGEDGMGPKKLKIGSASTGIVVTDWVGANDDWDLIRCIVGMNAKLQVKH, from the coding sequence ATGGCGAATCTCAACATTCGAAATCTCACCATCAACCCAATTGAGCTTATCGAGGTGGAACGCTTCGAGGGCGAACGCGTCTCGACGGGAAACATCCTCTCAAACGTGACCAGCAAAGTCACTGGCTTCATCAATGCCACCGACTTCAGCTCCCACCAAACCCATGCCAAAGGCGATGCGATCCACAAGGAAAAGGCGTCCGTGAAGATCGAACCTTTCAAAACCAAAGACACCAACATTCGATCCGCCGATAAGCACAAAGAGGTCGTTCGCCTTACCTTCAAATATGAGGACCACAAGTACGAGGTCGACATTCCGAGCCCGTCGAAGAAGTCTTCTGTTatgaagaagctcgatgGCGGTAAGCACGACCTGACAGTTGTCTACACTTCGAATGGAGCCTTCCTTGCCATCTTTTCCTCCGCCCGTCTCAACAGCTGGATGAAAGAGCTTCACGATGAATGGCCCCTCCCGCTGCTCTCCATTCCAGGAACTCACAACTCGCCCACCTGCCACACCGCCCTCCCCTCGGTTCGATGCCAGGCCGTTGGCGTCCCAGAACAGCTGCGCAATGGCGTCCGTTTCCTTGACATCCGTGTCTCCGCGAATCCCGACAACGACGAACTTGCTCTGGTTCATAGCGTGTTCCCTATCTCCTTGACTGGAACCAAGCACTTCAAGGATATGCTTGAAGACATCTACAAGTTCCTTGATGAGAACCCCAGCGAGACTATCCTGATGAGCATCAAGCGGGAGGGCACTGGAAAGGCAACCGATGAACAGCTCGGAAAGTACCTCAAGGCCAGCTATGTCGATAAGAAGCGGAACCGTTGGTGGACCGAGCCCAAGCTTCCCACTCTCGGCCGCGCACGTGGACGGATCGTTATCGTCCGCCGATTTAACCTAGACAACGAAATGAAGAAGTCGTGCTGGGACGGGCGAGGCTGGGGCATCGATGCGGCTGCTTGGCCTGATAACTGCGAGGACGGCAAGTGTGGCGGTGGTTTCATCCGCGTCCAAGACTTTTACGAGATCACCGAGAGCGACAACATCGAAAAGAAGATTGACTACACGCGTCGCCAGCTCGAGCGTGCCGCTGAGCAAAACTTTTTCATCAGCGGAATGACTGGCCACAAGGAGGGCGCCGCCATCCCGCCATTCTTTGTCAACTTCCTGAGCGCGAGCAACTTTTTCAACGCCACGTGCTGGCCGGAGCGCATTGCTCAAAAGGTCAACCCATCTGTGATTGAGTATCTGTGCATACGCCACGGTGAGGATGGCATGGGtcccaagaagctcaagattgGTTCTGCCAGCACTGGTATTGTTGTCACAGACTGGGTGGGCGCCAACGACGACTGGGATCTCATCCGATGCATCGTGGGCATGAACGCGAAGCTGCAGGTCAAGCACTAG